The following are encoded in a window of Lacinutrix sp. WUR7 genomic DNA:
- a CDS encoding UDP-N-acetylmuramoyl-L-alanyl-D-glutamate--2,6-diaminopimelate ligase codes for MIDFKDILYKVNINAVVGSTDVFIRNIAFDSRKIAISDAFVAIKGSVVDGHDYIDLAIKQGAMVVVCEIMPHNFNPKVTYVQVQDATRALAIMASNYYGSPSKNLKLVGVTGTNGKTTIATLLYQLFKNAGYKVGLLSTVKVMVDNKEYKATHTTPDSLTINRYLKEMNDEGVEFCFMEVSSHGIHQNRTEALHFEGGIFTNLSHDHLDYHDTFAEYRDVKKSFFDKLPSEAFALVNADDKNGMVMLQNTVARKYTYALKSYADYRAQILENQFSGLLLKVEDAEVWTRLIGEFNAYNVLAIYATAELLGLEKVEILRLISELESVSGRFQYLISEDKITAIVDYAHTPDALQNVLETINSIRTKNEELITVVGCGGDRDKTKRPKMGNIASVLSTKVIFTSDNPRSEVPETIIEEIEAGVDPVNYKKTLSIVDRKQAIKTACQLAGANDIILIAGKGHETYQEVNGKRHDFDDYKIVQEFLKQLQK; via the coding sequence GTGATAGATTTTAAAGACATATTATATAAGGTAAATATCAATGCAGTTGTTGGTAGCACAGACGTGTTTATACGAAACATTGCTTTCGATTCTCGCAAAATTGCTATTAGTGATGCGTTTGTTGCAATTAAAGGGTCTGTAGTAGATGGTCATGATTATATAGATCTTGCGATAAAGCAAGGGGCAATGGTAGTTGTGTGTGAAATAATGCCGCATAATTTTAACCCTAAAGTGACCTATGTGCAAGTGCAAGATGCTACCAGAGCATTGGCAATTATGGCATCTAATTATTATGGATCGCCATCTAAAAATCTAAAACTTGTTGGTGTTACTGGAACGAATGGAAAAACGACTATAGCTACACTTTTATACCAGTTATTTAAAAATGCTGGATATAAAGTAGGCTTGCTTTCTACGGTGAAAGTGATGGTGGATAATAAAGAATATAAAGCTACGCATACCACGCCAGATTCTTTAACGATTAATCGTTATTTAAAAGAAATGAATGACGAAGGTGTAGAGTTTTGCTTTATGGAAGTGAGCTCACACGGAATTCATCAAAATAGAACGGAAGCACTTCATTTTGAAGGCGGAATTTTTACCAACCTATCGCATGATCATTTAGATTATCATGACACATTTGCCGAATACCGCGATGTGAAAAAATCCTTTTTTGATAAGCTTCCATCTGAAGCATTTGCACTAGTGAATGCCGACGATAAGAATGGAATGGTGATGCTTCAAAATACAGTCGCAAGAAAATACACCTATGCCTTAAAAAGCTATGCAGATTACAGAGCGCAAATTTTAGAGAATCAGTTTAGTGGTTTGTTGCTTAAAGTGGAAGATGCGGAGGTTTGGACTAGACTAATTGGGGAATTTAATGCATACAATGTGTTAGCTATTTACGCTACTGCGGAATTGTTAGGTCTTGAAAAAGTGGAAATTCTTCGTTTAATAAGCGAGTTAGAAAGTGTAAGTGGAAGATTTCAGTATTTGATTTCTGAAGATAAAATTACTGCAATTGTAGATTATGCGCATACACCAGATGCTTTGCAAAACGTGTTAGAAACCATAAATAGTATTCGCACCAAAAACGAAGAGCTTATAACGGTTGTTGGTTGTGGAGGGGATAGAGATAAAACGAAAAGACCAAAAATGGGCAATATTGCTTCGGTTTTAAGTACTAAAGTGATTTTTACAAGCGATAATCCTAGAAGCGAAGTTCCGGAAACAATTATTGAAGAAATAGAAGCAGGTGTAGATCCTGTAAATTATAAAAAAACCTTGTCTATTGTAGATAGAAAACAAGCAATTAAAACAGCTTGCCAATTAGCAGGTGCTAATGATATCATATTAATAGCAGGAAAAGGGCATGAAACTTATCAAGAAGTGAATGGCAAGCGTCATGATTTTGATGACTATAAAATAGTGCAAGAGTTTTTAAAACAATTACAAAAGTAG
- a CDS encoding ABC transporter permease has translation MSSTTNSLSALALQKFKNDFWGVFSFGFIVLIGLVSIFAYAIAPDNSQYANQMHLSIHSKKPGFKVQMLTIPSTIKNDQGFLDTLFFGKKNTETEIPITSYTIEQNSIVYTEYASDGLVGVQKTIDFKGLDAAQLKALITTKTFLFGTDKYGRDLLSRILVGARISFFIGFVAVFISLVIGVFMGSIAGYFGGKVDAFIMWIINVTWSIPTLLLVIAITLALGKGFWQVFIAVGLTMWVEVARVVRGQIISAKEMQYVTAARALGFNDFRIITRHILPNIMAPVIVISAANFAGAILIESGLSFLGIGAQPPMASWGAMIKDHYNYIILGKPYLALIPGLCIMTLVMAFMLIGNALRDALDVKN, from the coding sequence ATGAGTAGTACAACAAACTCATTAAGTGCATTAGCGCTCCAAAAATTTAAAAACGATTTTTGGGGCGTTTTTAGTTTCGGGTTTATCGTGTTAATTGGACTAGTATCTATTTTTGCATATGCAATCGCTCCAGATAATTCGCAATATGCAAATCAGATGCATTTGTCTATACATTCCAAAAAACCGGGATTTAAAGTCCAAATGCTAACTATTCCTTCAACAATTAAAAACGATCAAGGTTTTTTAGATACCCTTTTCTTCGGAAAAAAAAATACAGAAACCGAAATTCCTATTACCAGTTATACCATAGAACAAAATAGTATAGTCTATACCGAATATGCTTCCGATGGATTAGTTGGAGTACAAAAAACAATAGATTTTAAAGGATTAGATGCGGCTCAATTAAAAGCATTAATAACGACTAAAACCTTCCTCTTTGGAACAGATAAATACGGAAGAGATTTGTTAAGTCGAATTTTGGTTGGTGCAAGAATTTCATTTTTTATAGGTTTTGTTGCTGTTTTTATATCCTTAGTTATTGGCGTTTTTATGGGAAGCATTGCAGGGTATTTTGGTGGTAAAGTAGATGCATTTATCATGTGGATTATTAATGTAACTTGGTCTATACCTACGCTATTATTAGTTATTGCAATTACACTTGCTTTAGGTAAAGGTTTTTGGCAAGTCTTTATTGCTGTTGGCTTAACTATGTGGGTAGAAGTGGCTAGAGTGGTAAGAGGGCAAATTATAAGTGCTAAAGAAATGCAATATGTAACCGCAGCAAGAGCTTTAGGTTTTAATGATTTTAGAATTATTACCAGGCATATTTTACCAAATATAATGGCGCCAGTAATTGTGATTTCGGCAGCAAATTTTGCAGGAGCTATTTTAATAGAAAGTGGTTTGAGCTTTTTAGGAATTGGTGCGCAACCACCAATGGCAAGTTGGGGAGCAATGATTAAAGATCACTATAATTATATTATTCTAGGAAAGCCATATTTAGCATTAATTCCGGGATTATGTATTATGACTTTAGTGATGGCTTTTATGCTAATTGGTAATGCGCTACGTGATGCTTTAGATGTAAAGAATTAA
- the mraZ gene encoding division/cell wall cluster transcriptional repressor MraZ encodes MNSLIGTYECKVDAKGRLMLPAALKKQLSPVLQNGFVLKRAVFQPCLELYPMSEWEALMGKMNKLNRFKKKNNDFIRRFTAGVKIIEVDATGRLLIPKDLVAFADIAKNIVVSSAINIVEIWDKDKYEQAIDDAAVDFADLAEEVMGQDDEEDGIS; translated from the coding sequence GTGAACTCATTAATAGGAACATACGAATGCAAGGTAGATGCAAAAGGAAGGCTTATGCTTCCTGCTGCGCTTAAAAAGCAGTTGTCTCCTGTTTTGCAAAATGGATTTGTGCTTAAACGAGCAGTTTTTCAGCCTTGTTTAGAATTGTATCCTATGAGCGAATGGGAAGCCTTGATGGGTAAAATGAATAAGCTTAATCGTTTTAAAAAGAAGAATAATGATTTTATAAGACGATTTACCGCAGGAGTGAAAATAATTGAGGTAGATGCAACAGGACGATTATTAATCCCAAAAGACTTGGTGGCTTTTGCAGATATAGCAAAAAATATCGTGGTTTCTTCTGCAATTAACATTGTGGAGATTTGGGATAAAGATAAATATGAACAAGCCATTGATGATGCAGCTGTAGATTTTGCAGACTTAGCAGAAGAAGTAATGGGACAAGACGATGAAGAAGATGGAATATCATAA
- a CDS encoding penicillin-binding protein — protein sequence MFIFALAVVFKLLTIQFVQGDKYRELAGKRTIKNVVIPANRGNVYSVKGNLLATSIPKYDIRIDAITPSAKTFEENLKPLSEALSKYSGKPASYYQKELRKARANRNRYYLLARNIGYSDYIQFRNFPMLKLGAFKGGLIVEQTTKREHPMGGIAERTIGYERTDEDGNVTRPGIDGAFGVKYLRGTDGERLKQKIGKGQWKPIVDYNQIEPKDGLDVYTTIDVNIQDIAHHALLKQLEYYEAEHGCVVVMEVKTGEIRAISNLGRTSKGGYYEKLNYAVGESHEPGSTFKVMALMAALEDKVIDTSTVVDTGNGKKRFYGRTISDSHRGGFGEISAARALEVSSNIGMATIIDDNYSKNPEKFLKRLRKWKLDQPLGVSIIGEGAPVIPKPGDAIWSRNALPSMAYGYNMQLTPLQTLAFYNAIANNGELIKPRFLKAVKEFDREIEVFEKEVIVDEICSEETLAQIKDILKNIVVRGTGKKLYSETFSMAGKTGTARTDYANNEEWKRNPKYISSFSGYFPAENPKYSCIVVIHKPSTKVGYYGADVTGPVFKRIAQKIFTDTPIVDEVESLEVQNASVDDEFESYYKTAQTYKTIMPSVIGLPAMDAISLLENMDVDVKVKISGSGIVKKQSVDKNTKLKNKQTIVLEAS from the coding sequence ATGTTCATCTTCGCTCTAGCAGTCGTGTTTAAACTTTTGACTATTCAGTTTGTGCAAGGGGATAAATACAGGGAGTTAGCAGGTAAGCGCACTATAAAAAATGTGGTTATTCCTGCGAATCGCGGTAATGTATATTCTGTTAAAGGTAATTTGTTAGCAACATCAATTCCTAAATATGATATTAGAATTGACGCTATAACACCTTCCGCTAAAACTTTTGAAGAAAACTTAAAGCCTTTAAGTGAGGCACTTTCTAAATACTCAGGAAAACCTGCTTCGTATTATCAGAAAGAATTACGTAAAGCGAGAGCGAATAGAAATAGATACTATTTGTTAGCTCGGAATATTGGCTATTCGGATTATATCCAATTTCGCAATTTTCCAATGTTAAAGCTTGGTGCTTTTAAAGGTGGTCTTATTGTAGAGCAAACTACCAAACGTGAGCATCCAATGGGTGGAATTGCAGAGCGTACTATTGGTTATGAGCGCACAGATGAAGATGGAAATGTAACACGACCAGGAATTGATGGTGCTTTTGGAGTAAAATATTTACGAGGTACAGATGGTGAAAGGTTGAAGCAAAAAATTGGTAAAGGACAATGGAAGCCAATTGTAGATTACAATCAGATTGAACCAAAAGATGGTTTAGATGTGTACACCACTATAGATGTTAATATTCAAGATATAGCACATCATGCGCTTTTAAAACAATTAGAGTATTACGAAGCTGAGCATGGTTGTGTGGTGGTGATGGAAGTGAAAACGGGTGAGATAAGAGCAATTTCTAATCTTGGTAGAACGAGTAAAGGTGGTTATTACGAAAAACTAAACTATGCAGTTGGTGAATCGCATGAACCTGGATCTACATTTAAAGTGATGGCTTTAATGGCTGCTTTAGAAGATAAAGTTATTGATACATCAACAGTTGTTGATACAGGAAATGGGAAGAAGAGGTTTTATGGAAGAACGATTAGCGATTCGCATCGTGGTGGTTTTGGTGAGATTTCTGCAGCACGAGCTTTAGAGGTTTCTTCGAATATTGGTATGGCTACAATTATAGATGATAACTATTCTAAGAATCCAGAAAAATTCCTAAAAAGATTAAGAAAATGGAAATTAGATCAGCCGTTAGGAGTTTCTATTATTGGTGAAGGCGCGCCAGTAATACCAAAACCTGGTGATGCTATTTGGAGTAGAAACGCATTACCATCTATGGCTTATGGTTATAATATGCAGTTAACACCATTGCAAACCTTGGCTTTTTATAATGCCATTGCAAATAATGGGGAATTAATAAAACCGAGATTTTTAAAAGCAGTAAAAGAGTTTGATAGAGAAATTGAAGTTTTTGAAAAAGAAGTAATCGTAGATGAAATTTGTAGCGAAGAAACACTTGCGCAAATAAAAGATATTCTTAAAAATATTGTGGTTAGAGGAACCGGTAAAAAGTTATACTCCGAAACTTTTTCCATGGCAGGGAAAACAGGAACGGCAAGAACAGATTACGCAAACAACGAAGAATGGAAAAGAAATCCGAAATATATTTCGTCTTTTTCAGGATATTTTCCGGCAGAGAATCCTAAGTATTCTTGCATTGTAGTTATCCATAAACCAAGTACAAAGGTTGGGTATTATGGAGCAGATGTTACAGGTCCAGTATTTAAACGTATTGCGCAAAAAATATTTACAGATACGCCAATTGTAGATGAAGTGGAATCTCTGGAAGTGCAAAACGCTTCGGTAGATGATGAGTTTGAAAGCTATTACAAAACCGCGCAAACGTATAAAACAATTATGCCAAGTGTTATTGGTTTACCTGCAATGGACGCTATTTCCTTGTTAGAAAATATGGATGTAGATGTGAAAGTAAAGATTTCGGGTTCTGGTATTGTTAAAAAGCAATCCGTAGATAAAAATACTAAACTTAAAAATAAACAAACTATAGTTTTAGAAGCATCGTGA
- a CDS encoding carboxy terminal-processing peptidase: MKKKYNVFILLLLLAFASCSFTSKTFDDPDKDKLLIQVITYVLERGHFDPKVLNDDFSAAVYTDYLEQLDPLKRYFYKSDIDEFEKYKTELDDQLKAYDIAFFNLTHERLLKRIEETKAIYRDILNKPFNYAVNETYNSDYEKLEYVKNKKQMKERWRQQLKFTTISNYDELISYQEGSNKASKGKIGIKKDGTFIDSEDKSTTNKSPEKKSLAQLEEEARAETLKSIDNYYNDYIDDQQRKDWFSIYVNAIVEEFDPHTFYFAPEDKDRFDQQMSGKLEGIGARLSKKMDNTKIVELISGGPAWRGKELEVGDIIQKVRQEGEEQAINIVGMRLDDAIKLIKGPKGTVVNLTVKKVDGTIEDIAITRDIVELEETYAKSSIVKNNDKRYGVINLPKFYVDFEDYKKRNAASDIKQEIERLKEEGMEGLVLDLRNNGGGSLQTVVDMAGLFIKDGPIVQVRSTGEPKEVLKDKDKSISWDGPLVILVNELSASASEILAAAMQDYKRAIIIGSKQTYGKGTVQNVLDLNRMVRNNSQGDLGALKLTTQKFYRINGGSTQLEGVKSDVVVPDRYSFIDVGEKDQENPLPWDKIDAVDYTFWDSYFDYDTTIKKSQERMSNNAQLKLIEENAKWVKSRMDENVHALNYKAYKQKIELTEEEAKRFDKLSEYQTNLTFESLPYESQLFASDSILKTKRDRWHESLSQDVYIEEALHVLEDLKMSYSIEKIATTVKD, from the coding sequence ATGAAAAAGAAATATAATGTGTTTATCCTATTGCTTTTATTAGCATTTGCATCTTGTAGTTTTACTAGTAAGACTTTTGATGACCCGGATAAAGATAAACTCCTAATACAAGTGATTACCTACGTTTTAGAACGTGGTCATTTTGATCCTAAAGTTTTAAATGATGATTTTTCAGCTGCTGTATATACTGATTATCTAGAGCAACTAGACCCTTTAAAACGTTATTTTTATAAATCAGATATAGACGAATTTGAAAAATATAAAACAGAGTTAGATGATCAACTGAAAGCGTATGATATCGCTTTTTTCAACCTGACACATGAACGTTTATTGAAACGTATTGAAGAAACTAAAGCCATTTATAGGGATATCTTAAATAAACCATTTAATTATGCTGTAAATGAAACCTATAATTCCGATTATGAAAAGTTAGAATATGTAAAGAATAAAAAGCAAATGAAAGAACGTTGGAGACAACAACTTAAGTTTACTACTATTTCTAATTATGATGAATTAATTTCTTATCAAGAAGGTTCCAATAAAGCTTCAAAAGGAAAAATAGGTATTAAAAAAGATGGTACTTTTATAGATTCAGAAGATAAAAGTACAACAAATAAATCACCAGAAAAAAAATCATTAGCACAATTAGAAGAAGAAGCAAGAGCAGAAACTTTAAAATCTATTGATAATTATTATAATGATTATATAGACGATCAACAACGTAAAGATTGGTTCTCCATATATGTAAATGCTATTGTGGAAGAATTTGATCCACATACATTCTATTTTGCGCCAGAAGATAAAGATCGTTTTGATCAACAAATGTCTGGAAAGTTAGAAGGAATTGGTGCTAGATTATCTAAGAAAATGGACAACACTAAAATTGTAGAACTTATTTCTGGAGGTCCAGCTTGGAGAGGGAAAGAATTAGAAGTTGGTGATATTATTCAAAAAGTACGTCAGGAAGGTGAAGAGCAAGCCATCAATATTGTAGGTATGCGTTTAGATGATGCTATAAAACTTATAAAAGGCCCAAAAGGAACAGTAGTTAATCTTACTGTTAAAAAAGTAGATGGAACTATAGAAGATATTGCTATAACTAGAGATATTGTAGAGTTAGAAGAGACTTATGCTAAATCATCTATAGTTAAAAACAATGATAAACGTTATGGAGTAATTAATCTTCCAAAATTTTATGTAGATTTTGAAGACTATAAAAAACGTAATGCTGCAAGCGATATTAAGCAAGAAATTGAGCGCTTAAAAGAAGAAGGTATGGAAGGCCTAGTTTTAGATCTTCGTAATAATGGAGGAGGATCTTTACAAACCGTTGTAGATATGGCTGGTTTATTTATTAAAGACGGACCAATTGTACAAGTACGATCCACAGGAGAACCAAAAGAGGTTTTAAAAGATAAAGATAAATCGATTAGTTGGGATGGACCATTAGTGATTTTAGTGAATGAGCTTTCAGCATCTGCTTCAGAAATATTAGCTGCTGCAATGCAAGATTATAAAAGAGCAATTATTATAGGAAGCAAGCAAACCTACGGGAAAGGTACCGTACAAAACGTTTTGGATTTAAATAGAATGGTACGTAATAACTCACAAGGGGATTTAGGAGCTTTAAAACTTACTACACAAAAATTCTATAGAATAAATGGAGGTTCTACGCAATTAGAAGGCGTAAAGAGCGATGTGGTTGTTCCAGACAGATATAGTTTTATTGATGTTGGAGAAAAAGATCAGGAAAATCCATTGCCTTGGGATAAGATAGATGCTGTAGATTACACTTTTTGGGATAGCTATTTTGATTATGATACTACCATTAAGAAGAGTCAGGAACGTATGAGTAATAATGCGCAATTAAAGCTAATTGAAGAAAATGCAAAATGGGTAAAATCCAGAATGGATGAAAACGTTCATGCTTTAAATTATAAAGCATACAAGCAAAAAATAGAATTAACAGAAGAAGAAGCAAAACGATTTGATAAATTATCGGAATACCAGACAAATCTAACTTTTGAGTCTTTACCTTACGAAAGTCAACTATTTGCATCAGATTCTATTTTGAAAACGAAAAGAGATAGATGGCATGAAAGTCTTAGTCAAGATGTGTATATCGAAGAAGCATTACATGTTTTAGAAGATTTAAAAATGTCTTATAGTATTGAAAAAATAGCTACTACAGTAAAAGACTAA
- a CDS encoding alpha/beta fold hydrolase, with product MMHRLKKEKDYSYIEVGEGNPIIVLHGLMGGLSNFDAVTNYFSKKGYKVIIPELPIYSMSLLKTNVKTFAKYLHDFIEYKGLEDVILLGNSLGGHIGLYHTKLFPEKVKALVITGSSGLYESAMGGGYTKRSDYEVIKKKAQDVFYDPAVATKEIVDEVYETVNNRNKLIKTLAIAKSAIRHNMASDLPQMQVPTCIIWGKNDTVTPPEVADEFNALLPNSDLFWIDKCGHAAMMEHPEKFNQILDDWLKKQNL from the coding sequence ATGATGCATCGCTTAAAAAAAGAGAAGGATTACAGCTATATTGAGGTTGGAGAAGGTAATCCTATAATTGTACTTCATGGACTAATGGGAGGATTGAGTAATTTTGATGCTGTCACTAACTATTTTAGCAAAAAAGGCTACAAGGTTATTATACCTGAATTGCCAATTTACAGCATGTCTTTACTAAAAACGAATGTAAAAACTTTCGCAAAATACTTACATGACTTTATTGAATATAAAGGCTTAGAGGATGTGATTTTGTTGGGGAATTCGTTAGGCGGCCATATTGGCTTATACCATACAAAACTGTTTCCTGAAAAAGTTAAAGCTTTAGTAATTACAGGAAGTTCTGGTTTATACGAAAGTGCAATGGGAGGAGGCTACACAAAACGTAGCGATTATGAAGTAATAAAAAAGAAAGCACAAGACGTTTTTTACGATCCGGCTGTAGCAACCAAAGAAATTGTGGATGAAGTTTACGAAACTGTAAACAACAGAAACAAACTTATAAAAACACTGGCAATTGCAAAAAGTGCCATTAGACATAATATGGCTAGTGATTTACCACAAATGCAAGTACCTACTTGTATTATTTGGGGAAAAAACGACACGGTTACTCCACCAGAAGTTGCCGATGAATTTAATGCTTTATTACCAAATTCTGATTTATTTTGGATTGACAAATGTGGTCATGCTGCCATGATGGAACATCCAGAAAAATTTAACCAAATTCTTGATGATTGGTTGAAGAAGCAAAATTTATAA
- the surE gene encoding 5'/3'-nucleotidase SurE, whose protein sequence is MTKKPLILVTNDDGITAPGIRALIEVMNTIGEVVVVAPDSPQSGMGHAITLDSTLYLEQVTIDNGKQREYSCSGTPADCVKLGISEILDRRPDLCVSGINHGSNSSINVIYSGTMSAAIEAGLEGIPSIGFSLLDFNWNANFESVKEYVKNIALNVLENGLQEGVILNVNFPKLEKKAIKGVKICRQAKANWVEKFDKRVSPQGKEYYWLTGKFVNLDKGEDTDEWALQNGYVSVVPVQFDLTAHHSIAKLNTWDLNK, encoded by the coding sequence ATGACAAAAAAACCGCTTATATTAGTTACCAACGATGATGGCATAACTGCCCCTGGAATACGAGCATTAATAGAGGTAATGAATACCATAGGTGAGGTTGTTGTTGTTGCTCCAGACAGTCCACAAAGTGGAATGGGTCACGCCATAACTCTAGATTCTACGCTATATTTAGAACAAGTAACTATAGATAATGGCAAACAAAGAGAATATAGTTGCTCTGGCACACCTGCCGACTGTGTGAAATTAGGAATTAGCGAAATATTGGACCGTAGACCTGACTTATGTGTTTCGGGTATTAATCATGGCTCTAACTCTTCTATTAATGTAATTTATTCTGGTACCATGAGCGCTGCTATTGAAGCAGGATTAGAAGGGATTCCGTCGATAGGTTTTTCGCTATTAGATTTTAACTGGAATGCCAACTTTGAATCGGTTAAAGAATATGTTAAAAATATTGCACTAAATGTTTTAGAAAATGGTTTACAAGAAGGTGTTATTTTAAATGTGAATTTTCCTAAATTAGAGAAAAAAGCTATTAAAGGCGTGAAAATTTGCAGACAGGCAAAAGCAAATTGGGTCGAAAAATTTGATAAAAGAGTTAGTCCGCAAGGCAAAGAATATTATTGGCTTACCGGAAAATTTGTTAATTTAGACAAAGGAGAAGATACTGACGAATGGGCTTTACAAAATGGTTATGTTTCTGTGGTACCTGTGCAATTTGACTTAACAGCACATCACAGTATAGCCAAATTGAATACTTGGGATTTAAACAAATAA
- a CDS encoding FtsL-like putative cell division protein: MKTNIYSILKGRFLVSDDAFRNWKMILFISGLAIVMIASSHSADKKVHEIAKLNNHVKELRSAMIDGRGRLMKLKKESFLEGKMAGKGIAISEVPPKKIKVKSQKE, translated from the coding sequence ATGAAAACAAATATCTATAGCATATTAAAAGGAAGGTTTCTAGTGAGCGATGATGCTTTTAGAAACTGGAAAATGATTCTGTTTATTTCTGGGTTAGCTATAGTGATGATTGCAAGTTCGCATAGTGCAGATAAAAAAGTGCACGAAATTGCGAAACTAAATAATCATGTTAAAGAGCTTCGTTCTGCGATGATAGATGGACGAGGTAGGTTAATGAAGCTTAAAAAAGAGTCGTTTTTAGAAGGAAAGATGGCTGGGAAAGGAATTGCTATTTCAGAAGTTCCACCAAAAAAAATAAAAGTTAAATCACAAAAAGAATAG
- the yihA gene encoding ribosome biogenesis GTP-binding protein YihA/YsxC, producing MKIKSAEFILSNSDVAKCPKNNIPEYAFIGRSNVGKSSLINMLTSRKSLAKTSGRPGKTQLINHFIINKEWYLVDLPGYGYARVSKSAKKTFQKFITQYFSLREQLVTGFVLVDIRHKPQPIDLDFMRYLGENGIPFSIIFTKADKLKPKAIENHVEDYKKILLETWEEVPNYFITSSSNNVGKEEVLEYIESLNSSMELE from the coding sequence ATGAAAATAAAATCTGCAGAATTTATATTAAGTAACTCTGATGTTGCTAAATGCCCAAAAAACAATATTCCTGAATATGCTTTTATTGGTAGAAGTAATGTAGGTAAGTCGTCACTTATTAACATGCTTACTAGCAGAAAAAGTCTTGCAAAAACATCTGGAAGACCAGGAAAAACACAACTAATAAACCACTTTATAATTAACAAAGAATGGTATTTAGTCGATTTACCAGGTTATGGATATGCACGTGTTTCTAAATCTGCAAAAAAGACGTTTCAAAAATTTATTACGCAGTATTTTTCTTTACGTGAACAATTAGTTACTGGTTTTGTTTTAGTAGACATAAGACATAAACCACAACCAATAGACTTAGATTTTATGCGATATTTAGGAGAAAATGGTATTCCGTTTTCTATCATCTTTACTAAAGCAGATAAGTTAAAACCTAAAGCGATTGAAAACCACGTAGAAGACTACAAGAAAATTCTATTAGAAACTTGGGAAGAAGTACCTAATTACTTTATCACTTCATCTTCTAACAATGTTGGTAAAGAAGAAGTATTAGAGTATATAGAATCTTTGAATTCGAGTATGGAATTGGAATAA
- the rsmH gene encoding 16S rRNA (cytosine(1402)-N(4))-methyltransferase RsmH: MEYHNPVLLKETVEGLNIVEDGIYVDVTFGGGGHSKEILKRLGANGKLFAFDQDPDALENTIEDERFTLIHENFRHMKRFLRFYGVKQVDGVLADFGVSSHQFDVAERGFSTRFEADLDMRMNQKDAISAFHVVNDYEEEELKQVLLQYGELRQAPAMAKEIVEQRKEAPIVTSDQLKKVLKRFLQHKKENKVLAQIYQAIRIEVNQEIEALKEFLLQTPDVLKSNGRLSFISYHSLEDRLVKRFIRNGLFEGEPERDMFGNFEVPLKKVGGLIVPTREEIKINNRARSAKLRIAQKV; encoded by the coding sequence ATGGAATATCATAACCCAGTTTTATTAAAAGAAACCGTTGAGGGTTTAAACATTGTAGAAGATGGTATTTATGTGGATGTTACTTTTGGAGGTGGCGGACATAGTAAAGAAATATTAAAAAGACTTGGCGCTAACGGAAAATTATTTGCTTTCGATCAAGATCCAGATGCCCTTGAGAATACTATAGAGGATGAACGCTTTACTTTAATTCATGAGAATTTTAGACACATGAAACGTTTTTTAAGGTTTTATGGTGTAAAGCAAGTAGATGGTGTTTTGGCAGATTTCGGAGTTTCATCACATCAGTTTGATGTTGCAGAGCGTGGTTTTTCAACCAGATTTGAAGCAGATTTAGATATGCGAATGAATCAGAAAGATGCAATTTCTGCATTTCACGTAGTTAATGATTACGAAGAGGAAGAGTTGAAGCAAGTGCTTTTGCAGTATGGTGAATTAAGACAAGCTCCAGCAATGGCGAAAGAAATTGTTGAACAAAGAAAAGAAGCCCCAATAGTAACTAGTGATCAGTTAAAAAAAGTTTTAAAACGCTTTTTGCAACATAAAAAAGAGAATAAGGTTTTAGCGCAGATTTATCAAGCTATTCGCATTGAGGTAAATCAGGAAATAGAAGCTTTAAAAGAGTTTTTACTGCAGACGCCTGATGTTTTAAAGTCTAATGGTCGTTTGAGTTTTATATCGTATCACTCTCTAGAAGATAGGTTGGTAAAACGTTTTATAAGAAATGGATTGTTTGAAGGAGAGCCAGAACGAGATATGTTTGGGAACTTTGAAGTGCCTCTTAAAAAGGTTGGCGGATTAATAGTGCCAACAAGAGAAGAGATAAAGATAAATAATAGAGCTAGAAGTGCTAAACTTCGTATTGCTCAAAAAGTATAA